The following proteins come from a genomic window of Acinetobacter baumannii:
- a CDS encoding YheV family putative zinc ribbon protein yields the protein MKKRFIAGAKCPKCEAIDRIVMLTTAEDEWIECIECGYSENRPTHIDEPETPAIPDEIGVIQFKPRRSD from the coding sequence ATGAAGAAACGTTTCATTGCTGGGGCTAAATGTCCAAAATGTGAAGCCATAGATCGGATTGTCATGCTAACCACCGCTGAAGACGAATGGATTGAATGTATCGAATGCGGTTATAGCGAAAATCGTCCGACTCATATTGATGAGCCTGAAACGCCCGCTATACCTGATGAAATTGGGGTAATACAGTTCAAGCCTCGTCGTTCTGACTAA